In Verrucomicrobiales bacterium, the genomic window GCTGGGATCAGTGGTATCCGGAGGGGGCGCGGCTTACTGCGATGCAGGGAGCCGAGATCTTGTTCTATCCCACTGCGATTGGCTGGCATCCCAAGGAGAAGGCCGAATACGGTACCAACCAGCATGGCGCCTGGGAGATCATCCAGCGCAGTCACGCCGTGGCCAATGGGTGCTATGTGGCGGCTGTGAACCGGATTGGTCTCGAGCAGCCCATCGGAGGAGACGGGATCGAGTTTTGGGGCCAAAGTTTCGTCGCCGGCACCTCGGGACAACTCCTCGCCAAGGCGAGTGTGGATCGTGAGGAAGTGATGATTGTTCCGGTGGATCTTGCTAAGGTGGACGTCACCCGCACGCACTGGCCGTTTCTCCGTGATCGACGCATTGACGCCTACGGTGACATCACGCGTCGACTGATCGACTGAGTGAGAGCCGCTCAGCGATCGTCACGGCGGTAGGGCGAGACTTGATCGATGATCGATCCGATTGAGCTTATAGTTCTGATCTCGCTCGAGCCCATTGCTGCCCCAGGCTCTGGATAGCCAAGTGGCAGCTCCGCGATGGGCGGGGCGGTCCTGCCACTTCGGCGTTTACGGGGGCATCGGTTACTCCTCGCGCCCCCTCTCCCTCACGAAAAAGTCAGCGCACCAGGATCCGGCTCGCTTGCGGAACGCCGAACAGATGAGTGCGATAGCGCACCTCCACCGTCGCGCCGGGAACGATCTGGGAACTCATCGCTCGTTTACCATCCCCCGTTCGCACCGCGGTTTGGGTCCGAATGCCGACCGTCATCGTCTTCGCTGATTTCCCCTGCGTCTTAAGAGTCACGGAGCTGTTGGCGGCATCGACCGATTCAACCACCCCAACCAGGCTTCGTTCGGGAGTGCGCTGGACGGCTTGGGCGCTGTCGGCGAGCAGCGAGAGGCTGACGGCGATGGAGAGGGTGCTCCAGAGTTTGAACTGGGTGTGCAAGCGTTTGTTCATGTGCGTATGCGTTCTCGGCTGAGCAGGGATGAGGCTCTTGGTCCTCATCCTGTCTTTCACCGGTATGATCTAGCTTACATCATCCAGGCCTTGGAGAGCAAAAACGGAAATCCCGGTTGAAATTATCGGGGTTGCCCCGGTCCGCTCGGTCCGGTCACTCAAGATCGTCATTTGTCCCGGGTTCTTACTTAAGAGTCATCCCTTGCCCTGCCGATGGGCAAGAAGGGGGCGTGGCACCCAGCGTAGAGCTCGGGAGGAAACCGCCATGCTAGGACTAGGATCAGGATGAGGTTACCGAACCTTCAGGGATGAAAGATTGTATGGCTACACATGGCTTGGACCGCAACATGGACGACTTCCAAAAGCAGCACACGAACCTTCGGGCGTACGATTTCAAGACAGTTGATGGGCCTCTCCCGGTGCATGGCCTTGCCTCCGCCAGGACGCGACGCCTATGGTGGACGATTTGCTGTTCCTTCTGGGCGGGTTGCTTCCTCCCGGCCACCGGCCTGGCCGCTGAAGGCGAGGCTGCGGCGTTGAGCGAAGAGGGTACGAAGGCGGCGGAGGAAGAGTCCGCTCCGGCACGACTGATTGGGTCCCTCAGCGAGTGGCGGCAGCGCATGTCTGCCAAGGGATTCGATTTCTCCGCTGAATACTTGTCCGAGGTCGTGGGTAATGTGTCCGGCGGCGTCAAACGTGGAGCGATCTACGAGGGCTTGGTCAAGCTGGGATTGGATTTTGACGCCGAGAAACTGCTCGGTTGGAGAGGTGGCTCCTGGCATGTGTCGGGTCTCTACGCGCACGGCCACAGCCCGAGCGAAAAGTTGGCGGGCGATTCTCTGACCCTGAGCAACCTGGACGCCTACGATTCGGTTTATTTGTTCGAGCTGTGGGTTCAACAAACCTTCCTGGACGGAGCGGTCTCCTTGAGGCTGGGACAGTTGGCTGCGGACGAGGAATTCGCCGGCACAGAATATGGCGGCCTGTTCCTACATGGCACCACGGGTTGGCCTGGCATGATTTCCATGAACGCCCCAACTCCGGCGTATCCTATCGCTGCACCTGGTGTGCGATTGGAAGTCCAGCCTACCGGATCGACCTTCGTCCGGTTGGGGCTCTTTGACGGAAATCCGGATCCGGGAGATGCCAACGGCAACTCCATCAACAAGCATGGGGTGACCTGGAATCTGGGTGAGGGTGCGTTTCTGATATCTGAGGCTGGCGTTTTGTGGAATCAAAATAGTGAGGCCCGAGGCCTGCCTGGCACCGCCAAGATTGGCGGCTGGTATCACACCGAGCGGTTCGACGATCAACGCCTCGACAACACGGGGCTGTCATTGGCCAATCCTGCCACGACGGGAGTGGCGGCCAGCCATCGTGGCAACTGGGGGATTTACGGTGCAGTGGAGCAAATGGTCTACCGGGTGGAAAAGGACGCGCCTCAAGGGTTGGGGCTGTTCGCGCGGGCCGGGGGAAGCCCATCCGATCGCAATGTGGTGAGCTACTACCTGGAAGGCGGTTTACATTATCAGGGGCTGATCCCCAGTCGTGGTGATGATATCGCTGGGTTGGCGTTTTCTTACGCCAAGACCAGCAGCGCTGTCCGAGGTTTGGCCGCAGACGACAATGCTTTCAACGGATCCGGCACAACTCTCCCGGACTACGAATTGGCGATTCAACTGACTTATCAAATGCCCATCATGGATGGCTGGACCCTGCAGCCAAGCGTCTGGTGGATCGTGCACCCTGGCGGTTCCTCCGCCACTTCAGACAGTCTGTTGGTTGGTCTGCGCAGCAATCTGGACTTCTAGACACTCTATAGTGGGCCCATCGGCCCGCTACGCTCCGGGGCTGGGACATCGTCCAGGGCGGACGTCGCTACAGAGACTCAACCGTGGGCATGAGAATTCGGACGGTGGTGCCGACTCCGGGTGTCGATTCGATCTGCAGTTCGGCGCGATGCGATTCAACCACCCGCTGCACGACTGCCAGTCCGAGGCCCGTTCCACCCGGTTTGCTCGATTGAAGAATGGACCCGAAGGCATAGTCCTTCTGCTCCCTGGTCATCCCGACTCCGTTGTCCTTAAAGACGATGGCGACCTGCGTGGCAGTGCGCTCCGTTCGGATCAACAGTTTTCCGCCCTGAGGCATTGCCTGGAGTGCGTTGAGGGACAGGTTGAGGAACACCTGTTCCATCTGGGCGTCGTCGGCCATGACCAGCGGCAAGTCTGAGGCGAGTTCGAGCATGCCCTCCACGCCATGTTGCTGAAGTTTATGCCGCAACAGGAGATTGAGGTCCTGAATGAGCCGGTTAACGTCGACGGGACGGAACTGAGGCTCGGCGCTCCGCGCGAAGGTCAGGATCTGCTCCACGATGCGGTTCAAGTGCTCCATCTTTTCACTGATGATCTGAGCGTCGCGCGATCGCGGGTCCTGCTCCGGGAACCGCAGGTTCAGCGAGTGATAGAGGAGCTTCATGACGGTTAGCGGATTCCTGATCTCGTGCGCCACTTCTGCCGCGAGGAGGCCCAGCGCCGAGAGTTTTTCATTCTGCCGCAGCGCCTCCTCCACCTCGAGAATCTGTTCATAGAGCCGGGCTTTGCGAATGGCGATGGCGGAAAGCTCGGCTAGCGCCGATACGATTTTGATTTCCTCGTTCGAAAAGCTGTAGCGCTCGCCTTTGTAGATGTTGAGAACTCCGATGCACTTGCGCTCATGGATCAGGGGCACGCTCAGCAAAGAGGTCAGGCCCTCGCGGCGTGCGACCTCGGTTTGTTGATAGCGATTGGAGGTCTTGACATTCTCCACCTGAACCGGCTTGCCCCGGCGCAAAACAATTCCAACCAGACTCTCCTCGACGCTCAGGCGCGGTTTTTCTCGATACGCTTTGCCGCCGCCGTGGCAAGCCTTCAGGTCCATCCACTCTCCGGACGGATCTACGAGCAGCAGGGAGCACAGTTTTGCCTCCATTAAGAGGGCAGATTGGCGGGCGATCGCGCGCAATGCTTCATCGAGGTTGATGGTGGTGTTGATGGTTTGGCTGACGTTGATCAAGGCCTCGAACAAGCGCGCCTTGAGGCCGAGCTGTGCATACAGCCAAGTGTCCTGGATGACCTTCGCCGCCTGGTCGGCCAGCGCCTGCAGCAATTCCTCATCGGCCAGGCTGAAGGCATCGGATCGGTCTGAATCCACATTCAGCACCCCGCGAATCTCCCCTTGCACTGCGAGCGGAACGGCGAGTTCGGACTGCACGTGTTCCCTCAGCATGACGTAGCGAGGATCTTTCTTGATGTCGCCAACGCGGGCGGACTTGCCGTATTCGGCCACCCAGCCCGTGATCCCTTCTCCAACCTTCAGCCGAAGCTTTTGGGCATCCATCGGGAGGCCTGAGGAGGCATGGATCTCGAGAAGGTTATTGGTGGGATTGATCAGTACGACCGAACCGCTGGAGGCGTGAGTGATCCGCACGGCCTCGCTGACGATTCGGTCCATGGCTTCTTGAGGATCCAGGGAGGAGCGGATCGCGTTGCTGACATCGTGCAGGAGTTGCAGCCGTTCGTACCGCGCCTTCAGATCTGCCAGTTCGTCGTTCACGCAAGTCACGATAGACAGAACTCGGGAGCTTGAATAGGGGCATCCGAAAACATTGGGCGATGCGTTGCCTGGATCGCCTTGATGTTGAACGAAGCGGATCGAAGGGATGAAGGGAACGAATGTGTGTGGAGTTCCTGGCCCTCGGCGGTCGATGAACCGCGGATTGCACCCATCTCACGGATTGAGATGCGGATCCCTAACTAAATCTCTCTAGCAGGCCGAGGCTGAGAAAACCTTTCAACCAAGGAATAACCCTGGTGGGGCCCCTGCATTACGAGATTCTAAGTTTGACGGCCTGCTAGTCCTTCTTGGCTGCGGCCTTGACCTCCAGATGGAGATCACGCAGTTGGCGCGGAGTGGCGGGGGCCGGGGAATCGGTCATCAGGCAAGCGCCCTTGGCGGTCTTCGGGAAGGCTATGACATCCCGGATACTGGTGGTGTTGCACAGGATGGCGCACAGGCGATCAAAACCCAGCGCGATTCCTCCATGGGGTGGCGCGCCGTAGCGGAACGCTTCCAGCATGTAGCCGAAACGTGCCTGGGTTTCTTCGGCTGGGATCTGAAGAATCTCTTCGAAAATGGTTTTCTGCACGTCCGGCTGATGGATTCGGATGCTTCCGCCGCCGAGTTCCACACCGTTGACCACGATGTCGTAATGCTGGCCTCGAACCTTCTTGGGGTCGGTTTTGAGCAGAGGGATATCCTCCGCCACGGGAGCGGTGAAGGGATGGTGACTGGAGTACCAGCGATTCATTTCCTTGTCGAAGCTGAGCAGGGGGAACTCGATCACCCACATGAAATCGAAGCGAGTCGGATCGATGGTCAGCTTGCCCTGGCCCTTCAGCACCTCGGCGCAATAGAGGCGGATCTTGCCGAGAATCTCGCAGGCGTTGAGCCATTGGTCGGCGGCGAAGAGAATCAGATCTCCCTCTTCGATGGCCAACTTGGTCTTGAGCGCTGCTTTTTCGGTTTCGGTGAAAAACTTAACGATCGGCGACTTCCATTCGCCGCCTTCGACTTTGATAAAGGCCAGCCCTTTGGCTCCGAAACTCTTGGCGTATTCCGTCATGGTCTCGATCTGGCCCTGGGTGGCGCAGGCGAGGCCCTTGGCATTGATGGCTTTGACCACTCCGCCGTTTTGGATCGCTCCGCTGAACACCTTGAAACTGCTGCTGCGGAAGTCCTCGGTGAAGTCCACCAATTCCATGCCGAACCTTGAATCGGGTTTGTCGATGCCGTAGCGGTTCAGCGCCTCTTCGAAACTGATGCGCTTGAAGGGCGTCGGGATGTCCATGCCCAGGGCGGTTTTCCACACCCGCTTGAGCAGTCCTTCGATAAGGGCATAGAGATCCTCCCGCTCGATGAAACTCATCTCGATATCCACCTGAGTGAACTCAGGCTGACGATCGGCGCGCAGATCTTCATCGCGATAGCACCGAGCCAGCTGGAAATAGCGCTCCACACCAGCGACCATGAGGATCTGCTTAAACTGCTGGGGAGACTGGGGCAGCGCGTAGAACTGTCCAGGGTGCACGCGGCTCGGGACCAGGAACTCGCGCGCGCCTTCCGGGGTGGACTTGAACAGGGTAGGGGTCTCGACCTCGAGGAAGCCTTGCTCGTCGAGGAAGACGCGCGAGGCGGTGGCTACCTTGGAGCGGAGCCGGAGGTTGCGTGCCATTTCGGGACGACGCAGGTCGAGATAGCGGTATTTCAGGCGGAGCTCCTCGTTGACCTTGTTGGCCACTTCGGGATCGTCCACCGGGAAAGGCAGGACATCCGCCTGGTTCAGGACGACCAGCTCCTTGACCAGGACTTCGACTTGACCGGTCTGGATCTTGGTGTTTTCGGTCCCTTGTGGACGTTGGCGGACCTTCCCAGTGACCTGGATGACGCTCTCGCTGTGGAGCGCGGCGGCGCTGTCGCAGATCGCCTTGTCCAAATCGGAGGGGTCAAACACGGTTTGAGTGCGGCCTTCCCGATCTCGTATATCGATGAATAACACACCTCCCAGATCTCGCCGAGAGTGGACCCAACCGACCAAGGTGACAGACTGACCGGCATGTTCCATCCGGAGCTCATTGCAGTGATGTGTGCGTTTCATGACAAAATTGAAAAGCGATCGTCGCTGCTTTCGGCGAGGAATTCAAAATCAAAATCGTGCTCTATTTGGGGGTGGGGGTGAACTGAAGTGGGTGGGAAGGGGGATCACGACTCCGTCGGGTGGCGAAAGCGGCCGAGGGCTCTCGTCTTTACCTCCGAAAACGCGGACTAGACGGCCGGTGGCATCGCTGCGCGATGCTCGATCTTTCTAACGGTTCCGGGGGTGCCGGCACCCCCGGCTAATGTCTACGAACCCTGCGGGTTCGGGCCCGCTAACACCCAGGTGAAAAACTGCGGTCATGTCCGAATTGTCTAGTCCCCATTTTTGGGGGTAAAGGCGGGAGAGGGCTGCCGCACTCGATAATGGAAACGAAAACAGCCGGAGGACGAATGCCCTCCGGCTGTTGCGAGCGTTAAATCGTTGTGGCCTTAGGCTTTCCGATTCCGTCGATGAATCAACAAATAGAACCCCAAGCTCCCCAGGCCCATGAGCACAACGGAGTTCGGTTCGGGGATGGTGGCGATTTCCCACCCAATATCTTTCAGCGCAGCAAGATCCAGTTCGGTCAGATGCTTGCGAGTGCCGGTGGTGATGGTGGGATCCATGGCGGTTTCTTGGAGGCTGCCTGGGCCCGGAAGGTAACTATCGACGCCGTCTTGCCAGTGGGCATCATCGGTCTCGAGCGGCACGTTCCCGCCATAGACCGTGGTCGCATTGGGACCGGTAAATTCGTGGCTGCCGTTCACATAGTGTTCCCAAGACAATGCGGTTCCAACTCCCAGAACGTGACCCAGTTCGTGGAGTGCTACGGAGTAGAAGTCGTTCTGTCCGGCGAAGCTTTCCGTGGTGGACGGGTCGGTGTCGAAGTACCAGGAGGATCCGGAGTTGAAGGAGATGGAGCCTCCCCACGGTGCGAAATCCGTGGCGGTGCTCGAGTTGCCGGTTGCTCCCGCTTCGCCGCGGGTGCTGACAGCGTTAATAAATGCTCCCGAGCCGGATCCGGTGGCCACCCCGCCATAGCCGCCAACTCCCAGGGTTCCGCCGCCCATCGCACGCGCGCCCACATAGACCTTGAGGGTATCGGCGCTGATGCTGGGGTCGACCACGGTCGCGAGAGTACCGTCGGCGGGATTGTAAAACTCGATGGTCCAGGTGTTTCCCCCGCCTGGAGTGATGGCTCCGAGGGTGTCGGCGATCCGTGCCTCGAACAGGCTGGCGACACTTTCCATCAGTGTTTTTCGGGGAGCTGTGAAAAACCCTCCGGTGTCATAGGAGTAATCAAACTCAATGTTGAATGCTCCTTCGGTGTAAGTTGTGGCCCCGCTGAACGCAGTGGCCAACAGCACCAACTTCCTCCAATTTGACGTCCTTTTCATATACTTCTCTCCTCATGCCATCGGAGAGTCGGATGCCAATCTTGAGAGATTGGAGACGATTTTCGCTTGCGCTCACGGGCCAAGCTGTTTTGGAGAATCGGGGGGGATCACGGCCTGCAGGAGGCGCTTGTCGCCCCCTAGCTCCCGGCGAAGGCGGACCGTGAGTCGGGTGACGCAAGTCTCAGGAGCCGGTGGGATCGCTGCGCGATGCTCCGTACTTTTAACAGTTCCGGAGGGGCGAGCACCTCCGGCTAAATCTCTTGGAACCCTCCGGGTTCGGGCCCTTCCGACAGAGTGAGAAACGCCGGCGTTGGCCAGCTTGTCGAGTGCCCATTTTTTGGGGTAAAGATGAGAGCCCTCCATCGCTTATGCCTCCTTGACGGAGTCGCGGCTCAATGGGCCATTGCCGACCCAATCCTCAATGTCACCTAACCTCACCTACTTCTTAGGCGCGGTGATCATCGGAAAGTCGTCGGTGCGGAACGGGGTGGCCGGCAGGCCGTCGACGTTCCAGAGGTTGACGACTGGGAAATCCGCCCATCCGTAGCGCACGGCTTCGGGTTCAGGAACTTGAGGGCTGCTGACCACCACTCGGTCTCCCTCGATCCTGGCCTGAGCCCAGACGAATTTACGATCTTTGCCAGCGATGGCGAATCCTTTGAGTTCGCCGCCCTGGGCCATGAGGCCTTTGCCGACGTGGTCAAAGCTGAGGACGATCGCACCTTTCTTCTTTCGCATGGAGCGGTACTCCGGCCCGGAATGAACCAATTTTTCACCATACGTGATTCGTCGCGCGGCGAGCGCCAGCCGTGCGCCGACGGGTTCCTTCTTCTTGGGATGGATATCCTTTTGATCGCCGATGTCGGTGATCACCGCCATGCCGACGTTTCGCAGATTCTTCGTCGCGAGCCATTGGGCCTCCCGCAGTTCGGCCCAGGTGCTTTCGGCAGGTTCGGGTTTATAGTCACGAAAAGGCGCCAGTTGGACCAGGTGGAACGCAAGGTTCCTGTGCCTCCAATCCTGACGCCAGTTGCGAATCATGTCCGCGAAGAGCGAGCGGTACTGCTCCGCTCGGTCGGCATTGGATTCGCCTTGATACCAGATGGCGCCTTGGATGGCGTACGGAATCAGCGGGGCAATCATCCCGTTATAGAGCTCGGTGGGACGCCAGTAGGGCGGGTTGGGTTTGTTCTTTTTAAACTCAGTTCCGGCCGCTTTGGCGGCATCGCGCTCTTTCTCCCAGCCTGTCAGGGAGTTCTGATACCGCTGTAACGCGACGGGATAGGCATCGAGGATTTCAGACTTGTAACGCGGATTGCCTGCCAGTGCCTGTTCGCTCATCCACACTTCGGCCGGCGAACCGCCCCATGAGGAGTGGATGATGCCTACGGGTACCTGGAGGGCCTGCTGCAGGTCTCGACCAAAGTAATATCCCACCGCTGAGAAAGTCGGGGTGTTCTCCGGGACGCAGAGCTTCCAGGACGAAGGCACGTTATTGGTTGGGGTTAGGGCCTTCAGTTTGGGAACCGTGTACAGTCGCAGCTGGGGCTGCGTGGTTTTGGGGATCTCGGTTTCCGGTTGGTAGGAGGAGCGCATCGACCATTCCATGTTCGACTGTCCGCTGGCTACCCAGACCTCCCCCACGAGCACATCCTGGAGTACAACTTCGTTCCGTCCTCGCACCCGCAGCTCGTCCGGTCCCCCGGCCTCGAGGGCTGACAGCTTAACCATCCATTTTCCGTCCTTGGCCACGGTGGTCACCTTCTGTTTTCGAAAGCTCACTTCCACCTTCTCTCCCTCATCCGCCCAGCCCCAGATAGGGACCGAGGTGTTGCGCTGCAGAACCATATGATCGGAAAACAGTCCGTGCAACCGGACCTCGGCCTGAACCGTGACCGTGGTCAGAATGCCTAACAAGATACCGATCCAGAGTGGGTGCGAGCGCTGTGGAGTCATGCGTCGTAGTCCACCCCAAAGGGTCCTTGAGAGTCAATGGGTAACCGTGGTGGAATTTGAAGTGCTGTAGCCCTCTACAGCTTTTCGGGCACCCCCGGAGGGGGATCCCAGCTCCGCTGTGGAGACCAAAGCGCCAGAGGTCTGCCGCACTCCATAGCGTCAAACGCGGTGCCACGCGTCTTGGAGTGCTGTAGCCCTCTACAGCTTTTCGGGCACCCCCGGAGGGGGATCCCAGCTCCGCTGTGGAGACCAAAGCGGCAGAGGTCTGCCGCACTCCATAGCGTCAAACGCGGTGCCACGCGTCTTGGAGTGCTGTAGCCCTCTACAGCTTTTCGGGGACCCCCGGACGGAGGATCCCAGCTCCGCTGTGGAGACCAAAGCGGCAGAGGTCTGCCGCACTCCATAGCGTCAAACGCGGTGCCACGCGTCCTGGAGTGCTGTAGCCCTCTAGAGCTTTTTGGGCACCCCCGGAGGGAGGATCCCAGCTCCGCTGTGGGGACCAAAGCGGCAGAGGTCTGCCGCACTCCATAGCGTCAAACGCGGTGCCACGCGTCTTGGAGTGCTGTAGCCCTCTACAGCTTTTCGGGGACCCCCGGAGAGGGTCCCGGCTGCTCGCACCCAAAACAATCCCCGCTCCCTCCCGATCAAATTTCCATTTGACAGATTTACCAACCCGGAATCATGATATCCGTATCCGTTGATGCAACGGCTCATTAAGAGTGGTCGAGGGAAATGGCCCGAAGACACCACGGCAACCGGTTGCCTAGCGTAGGCGACGTCCAGGTGCCAATTCCAGCCCGGTGAACCGGCTTTATGCGGTTCTGCTGGGGCAAATGAGAAGAGCGCGCAGCTTTTGCAGGCCTAACCTCTTCTCGTGAATCGGGGAGGGGTTTTGTTTTTCCTCCCCCCTTTACGCAACTGAGTCTACGCTACCGAGAAAGGCAAAGATATGCAGGCAACAGCTGGTTACATGAAGGCGCTCAAGTGCCGCGAGTGCGGTCGGGAGTATCCGTTGGGAGCAACCCACGTTTGTGAGTTTGATTTTGGTCCGCTGGAGGTGGCGTACGACTATGCGGCCATCAAGAAGGTGCTCACCCGCGAGACGATTCAAAGTCGTCCGCAAACGATGTGGCGGTATCGAGAGCTGTTGCCGGTGGCTAAGGAGCCGACCGTTGGCACGCAGGTGGGGTTCACGCCGCTGGTCAAGGCAGATCGTCTCGCCAAGCGCTTGGGCGTTCGGGAGATTTGGATCAAGAACGACACCGTCAATTACCCCACCCTTTCATTCAAAGACCGGGTAGTTAGCGTGGCCCTGAGTCGCGCTCGTGAGCTCGGGTTCACTACCGTGGCCTGTGCCTCGACCGGTAACCTGGCCAATTCTGTGGCCGCCAATGCAGCGGCCGCCGGCTTGAAAGCCTATGTCTTCATTCCTGCGGACCTGGAGCAGGGGAAGATTGTGAACTCGCTGGTGTATGGAGCGAATGTGATCGCGATCAAGGGGCACTATGACGAGGTCAACCGCCTTTGTGCCGAGATCGCCGGCAAGTATGGCTGGGCCTTTGTGAACGTGAACATGAGGCCGTATTACGCCGAGGGGTCCAAGAGCATGGGCTTCGAGATCATGGAGCAGTTGGGCTGGAAAATCCCTCAACATACGGTGGTGCCGATGGCCTCAGGCTCCCTGCTCACGAAGATTCACAAGAGCTACCAGGAGTTCTCGAAGCTCGGACTGGTTCCGGAGAGCGAATACCGGGTGCATGGTTCCCAGGCGACCGGTTGTAACCCCATCTCAGCGGCTCAGAAGGCGGGCCTCGACTTCTTTAAGCCAGTGAAGCCGAACACCATCGCCAAGTCCCTGGCGATCGGCACGCCCGCGGATGGCTTCTACGCCCTGAAGGTGATGAAGGAAACCAATGCCTCTTCGGAAGATGTAACCGACCCAGAGATTCGCGAAGGCATCAAACTCTTGGCTGAGTGCGAAGGTATTTTTGCGGAGACCGCGGGGGGCGTGACCGTCGGGGTGGCAAAGAAACTCATTGCTTCGGG contains:
- a CDS encoding GAF domain-containing protein, producing MSIVTCVNDELADLKARYERLQLLHDVSNAIRSSLDPQEAMDRIVSEAVRITHASSGSVVLINPTNNLLEIHASSGLPMDAQKLRLKVGEGITGWVAEYGKSARVGDIKKDPRYVMLREHVQSELAVPLAVQGEIRGVLNVDSDRSDAFSLADEELLQALADQAAKVIQDTWLYAQLGLKARLFEALINVSQTINTTINLDEALRAIARQSALLMEAKLCSLLLVDPSGEWMDLKACHGGGKAYREKPRLSVEESLVGIVLRRGKPVQVENVKTSNRYQQTEVARREGLTSLLSVPLIHERKCIGVLNIYKGERYSFSNEEIKIVSALAELSAIAIRKARLYEQILEVEEALRQNEKLSALGLLAAEVAHEIRNPLTVMKLLYHSLNLRFPEQDPRSRDAQIISEKMEHLNRIVEQILTFARSAEPQFRPVDVNRLIQDLNLLLRHKLQQHGVEGMLELASDLPLVMADDAQMEQVFLNLSLNALQAMPQGGKLLIRTERTATQVAIVFKDNGVGMTREQKDYAFGSILQSSKPGGTGLGLAVVQRVVESHRAELQIESTPGVGTTVRILMPTVESL
- the aspS gene encoding aspartate--tRNA ligase produces the protein MKRTHHCNELRMEHAGQSVTLVGWVHSRRDLGGVLFIDIRDREGRTQTVFDPSDLDKAICDSAAALHSESVIQVTGKVRQRPQGTENTKIQTGQVEVLVKELVVLNQADVLPFPVDDPEVANKVNEELRLKYRYLDLRRPEMARNLRLRSKVATASRVFLDEQGFLEVETPTLFKSTPEGAREFLVPSRVHPGQFYALPQSPQQFKQILMVAGVERYFQLARCYRDEDLRADRQPEFTQVDIEMSFIEREDLYALIEGLLKRVWKTALGMDIPTPFKRISFEEALNRYGIDKPDSRFGMELVDFTEDFRSSSFKVFSGAIQNGGVVKAINAKGLACATQGQIETMTEYAKSFGAKGLAFIKVEGGEWKSPIVKFFTETEKAALKTKLAIEEGDLILFAADQWLNACEILGKIRLYCAEVLKGQGKLTIDPTRFDFMWVIEFPLLSFDKEMNRWYSSHHPFTAPVAEDIPLLKTDPKKVRGQHYDIVVNGVELGGGSIRIHQPDVQKTIFEEILQIPAEETQARFGYMLEAFRYGAPPHGGIALGFDRLCAILCNTTSIRDVIAFPKTAKGACLMTDSPAPATPRQLRDLHLEVKAAAKKD
- a CDS encoding PEP-CTERM sorting domain-containing protein, which produces MKRTSNWRKLVLLATAFSGATTYTEGAFNIEFDYSYDTGGFFTAPRKTLMESVASLFEARIADTLGAITPGGGNTWTIEFYNPADGTLATVVDPSISADTLKVYVGARAMGGGTLGVGGYGGVATGSGSGAFINAVSTRGEAGATGNSSTATDFAPWGGSISFNSGSSWYFDTDPSTTESFAGQNDFYSVALHELGHVLGVGTALSWEHYVNGSHEFTGPNATTVYGGNVPLETDDAHWQDGVDSYLPGPGSLQETAMDPTITTGTRKHLTELDLAALKDIGWEIATIPEPNSVVLMGLGSLGFYLLIHRRNRKA
- a CDS encoding threonine synthase, with product MQATAGYMKALKCRECGREYPLGATHVCEFDFGPLEVAYDYAAIKKVLTRETIQSRPQTMWRYRELLPVAKEPTVGTQVGFTPLVKADRLAKRLGVREIWIKNDTVNYPTLSFKDRVVSVALSRARELGFTTVACASTGNLANSVAANAAAAGLKAYVFIPADLEQGKIVNSLVYGANVIAIKGHYDEVNRLCAEIAGKYGWAFVNVNMRPYYAEGSKSMGFEIMEQLGWKIPQHTVVPMASGSLLTKIHKSYQEFSKLGLVPESEYRVHGSQATGCNPISAAQKAGLDFFKPVKPNTIAKSLAIGTPADGFYALKVMKETNASSEDVTDPEIREGIKLLAECEGIFAETAGGVTVGVAKKLIASGRIPAKDSVVLCVTGNGLKTLDAVIGHTGAPREIRPSLREFESLLTAEESSTPATI
- a CDS encoding carbohydrate porin, with the translated sequence MATHGLDRNMDDFQKQHTNLRAYDFKTVDGPLPVHGLASARTRRLWWTICCSFWAGCFLPATGLAAEGEAAALSEEGTKAAEEESAPARLIGSLSEWRQRMSAKGFDFSAEYLSEVVGNVSGGVKRGAIYEGLVKLGLDFDAEKLLGWRGGSWHVSGLYAHGHSPSEKLAGDSLTLSNLDAYDSVYLFELWVQQTFLDGAVSLRLGQLAADEEFAGTEYGGLFLHGTTGWPGMISMNAPTPAYPIAAPGVRLEVQPTGSTFVRLGLFDGNPDPGDANGNSINKHGVTWNLGEGAFLISEAGVLWNQNSEARGLPGTAKIGGWYHTERFDDQRLDNTGLSLANPATTGVAASHRGNWGIYGAVEQMVYRVEKDAPQGLGLFARAGGSPSDRNVVSYYLEGGLHYQGLIPSRGDDIAGLAFSYAKTSSAVRGLAADDNAFNGSGTTLPDYELAIQLTYQMPIMDGWTLQPSVWWIVHPGGSSATSDSLLVGLRSNLDF